The Leptospiraceae bacterium genome has a segment encoding these proteins:
- a CDS encoding glycosyltransferase family 4 protein, producing the protein MKPYVVFITDFFGPYPGGIESFHLGLVKFWPDEYIITFFLDSYPEPKKNADYEDYLSKTIYHHIIPNRSFKKKNHIKEIVIQLEKLKKEIPIKHILIGNLYSNIKYLYPFIQGLGIPYSIILHPVDLEKSPFFHFGLNRFLRESKYIFTYTHYFYELALINGFPREKLILIPLGLFARWEHTKDHPVNENFKTILKKQKDQFKILTVGPLVKKKHIHRGVFVLEHLIKLIQKENIHWFIAGSGEEFYFLKELIHSHNLEDYITLLGFLSDKELGMMYFHSDVYFHPGGDGRDPFSGFSITLLEAGYSSLPVIAGNGAAIHELVQNNVTGYIVSYDDFELLSYKIWELYKDSKLRKKMGRNAEQKVQKEFYIQRSIHNIYERIM; encoded by the coding sequence ATGAAGCCTTATGTGGTGTTCATTACAGATTTTTTCGGTCCTTATCCTGGAGGAATCGAAAGCTTTCATTTGGGTTTGGTCAAATTCTGGCCAGATGAGTATATCATTACTTTTTTTTTAGATAGCTATCCTGAACCAAAAAAAAATGCCGATTACGAAGACTATTTGTCTAAAACGATTTATCATCACATAATTCCGAATCGTTCTTTTAAAAAAAAGAATCATATCAAAGAAATAGTCATCCAATTAGAAAAGTTAAAAAAAGAAATCCCAATAAAACATATTTTAATCGGTAATTTATATTCGAATATAAAATACTTGTACCCCTTTATTCAAGGACTAGGTATTCCGTATTCCATCATTTTACATCCTGTGGATTTAGAAAAAAGCCCTTTTTTTCATTTTGGATTGAATCGCTTTCTTCGAGAGTCAAAATATATTTTTACCTATACCCATTATTTTTATGAATTGGCTTTGATTAATGGTTTTCCTCGAGAAAAATTAATATTAATTCCTTTGGGGTTATTTGCGAGATGGGAGCATACAAAAGATCATCCAGTCAACGAAAACTTCAAAACCATTCTCAAAAAACAAAAAGATCAATTCAAGATATTGACAGTCGGTCCTTTAGTAAAAAAAAAACACATTCATAGGGGGGTTTTCGTTCTCGAACACCTTATCAAGTTAATTCAAAAAGAAAACATCCATTGGTTCATCGCAGGAAGTGGAGAAGAGTTTTATTTTCTAAAAGAGCTGATTCATTCCCATAACTTAGAAGATTATATAACTTTGTTAGGGTTTTTAAGTGACAAAGAATTAGGGATGATGTATTTCCACTCAGATGTATATTTTCATCCTGGTGGTGATGGTAGGGATCCTTTTTCGGGTTTTAGTATTACGCTTTTAGAAGCTGGATATAGTTCCTTGCCCGTGATTGCTGGGAATGGAGCTGCCATTCATGAGTTAGTTCAAAATAACGTCACAGGATATATTGTAAGCTATGACGATTTTGAATTGCTATCCTATAAAATCTGGGAGTTATACAAAGACTCAAAACTGAGAAAAAAAATGGGAAGAAACGCAGAACAAAAAGTTCAAAAAGAATTCTACATACAACGAAGTATTCATAACATCTACGAAAGGATCATGTAA